A portion of the Lysinibacillus timonensis genome contains these proteins:
- a CDS encoding ABC transporter ATP-binding protein yields the protein MEYVIEMLGIRKQFGDFVANNNITLQVKKGEIHALLGENGAGKSTLMNVLFGLYQPEGGSIKVNGKEVKITDPNVANKLGIGMVHQHFMLVQNFSVTENIILGHEPTKAGTINIKDAAKKVQELSERYGLNVDPYAKIEDISVGMQQRVEIIKTLYRGAEILIFDEPTASLTPQEITELIQIMKLLIKEGKSIILITHKLQEIMEVSDRVTIIRKGEGIGTVTTAETNPTQLAEMMVGRQVTFKTEKKEPNPTDVVLKVENLVVTDNRGVEKVKGLNLEVRAGEIVGIAGIDGNGQSELIEAITGLRKVKKGKVYMNNKNITGFKPRKITEAGVGHIPQDRHKHGLVLDFPISDNIALQTYYKQPISRAGIMDYKKVRQDAIKIIEEFDVRTPNEMSLARSLSGGNQQKAIIGREISRNPDLLIAALPTRGLDVGAIEYIHKRLIEQRDKGKAVLLISFELDEVMNVSDRIAVIYDGIIIDTVLPKETNEQELGLLMAGQALSESNEKGGDA from the coding sequence TTGGAATATGTAATTGAAATGCTTGGTATTCGAAAGCAATTCGGAGACTTTGTAGCGAATAACAATATTACGTTGCAGGTCAAAAAAGGAGAAATCCATGCATTATTAGGAGAAAACGGTGCGGGAAAATCCACTTTAATGAATGTTCTTTTTGGTTTATATCAACCTGAAGGAGGAAGCATTAAGGTTAATGGTAAGGAAGTAAAAATCACTGATCCAAACGTTGCTAACAAACTAGGAATCGGAATGGTGCATCAACACTTCATGCTCGTTCAAAATTTTTCTGTAACAGAGAACATCATTTTAGGGCACGAGCCTACAAAAGCAGGAACTATAAACATTAAAGATGCTGCGAAAAAGGTTCAAGAGTTATCAGAACGTTATGGTTTAAACGTAGACCCTTATGCAAAGATTGAAGATATTTCTGTAGGGATGCAGCAACGTGTTGAAATTATTAAAACGTTATACCGTGGTGCAGAAATTTTAATCTTTGACGAGCCTACAGCATCCTTAACTCCTCAAGAAATTACCGAATTGATTCAAATAATGAAGCTTCTCATTAAAGAAGGAAAATCGATTATTTTAATTACACATAAATTACAAGAAATTATGGAAGTTTCTGACCGTGTAACGATTATTCGTAAAGGGGAAGGCATTGGCACAGTAACAACTGCTGAGACGAACCCAACTCAGCTTGCGGAAATGATGGTTGGCCGACAAGTTACATTTAAAACAGAGAAAAAAGAACCAAATCCAACTGATGTTGTTTTAAAGGTTGAGAACTTAGTCGTGACAGATAACCGTGGTGTCGAGAAAGTAAAAGGGCTAAATTTAGAAGTTCGCGCTGGTGAAATCGTTGGGATTGCCGGTATCGATGGCAACGGACAATCTGAACTAATTGAAGCGATTACAGGCTTACGTAAAGTGAAAAAGGGTAAAGTCTACATGAATAATAAAAATATCACTGGCTTTAAACCTCGTAAAATTACGGAAGCTGGTGTTGGGCATATTCCACAAGACCGTCATAAACACGGATTAGTGCTAGATTTCCCAATCAGTGACAACATTGCACTTCAAACATATTACAAACAGCCTATTTCAAGAGCCGGTATCATGGACTATAAAAAAGTTCGTCAAGACGCGATTAAAATAATTGAAGAATTTGATGTTCGTACTCCAAACGAAATGTCGTTAGCCCGTTCTTTATCGGGTGGTAACCAACAAAAAGCAATCATTGGTCGAGAAATCTCTCGTAACCCAGATTTATTGATTGCGGCACTTCCAACTCGAGGACTTGACGTTGGTGCCATTGAATATATTCACAAACGCTTAATAGAACAACGCGATAAAGGAAAAGCAGTTTTGTTAATTTCCTTTGAGTTAGATGAAGTAATGAACGTCTCAGATCGCATTGCGGTGATTTATGACGGCATCATCATTGATACTGTTTTACCAAAAGAAACAAATGAACAAGAATTAGGCTTATTGATGGCTGGTCAAGCATTATCAGAAAGCAATGAAAAGGGTGGTGATGCATAA
- a CDS encoding ABC transporter permease, which translates to MSFLDVLYFIIPSAIFYAAPLIMTAIGGVFTERAGVVNIGLEGIMIVGAASSIIFNLTFVDTFGATTPWLGLLVAMVMGVVISLILAVVAVSFRADQTVAGVAINMLGLAVAVFIVKLIYDKGQTDSIEERFSRMDVPGLADIPFLGELFFKDVYATSFLAIFMAFVGWFVLYKTPFGLRIRAVGEHPMAADTMGINVTKTRYIAVLISGALGGIGGAIYAQAIAGNFSAATISGQGFMAIAALIFGKWHPIGALGAALFFGLAQALSIVGNSIPVIQDIPPIILDILPYALTIIALAGFIGKANAPKASGVPYIKGKR; encoded by the coding sequence ATGAGCTTTCTAGATGTGCTTTATTTTATCATTCCTTCAGCTATATTTTATGCTGCTCCGTTAATTATGACGGCAATCGGCGGTGTGTTCACTGAACGTGCTGGTGTAGTAAACATCGGACTAGAGGGGATCATGATCGTTGGTGCAGCCTCAAGTATTATCTTCAATTTAACATTTGTCGATACATTCGGAGCAACGACGCCATGGCTTGGGTTATTAGTTGCAATGGTAATGGGTGTAGTGATTTCACTCATTTTAGCAGTAGTTGCTGTATCCTTCCGCGCTGACCAAACAGTTGCTGGGGTTGCCATTAATATGTTAGGGCTTGCGGTTGCGGTGTTCATTGTAAAATTGATTTATGATAAAGGACAAACGGATTCAATTGAAGAACGTTTTTCTCGTATGGACGTTCCGGGATTAGCTGATATTCCGTTTCTTGGAGAGTTATTCTTTAAAGATGTGTACGCAACATCGTTCCTTGCAATATTTATGGCATTTGTTGGATGGTTTGTTCTATATAAAACGCCATTTGGTTTACGTATTCGTGCTGTTGGGGAACACCCAATGGCAGCAGATACAATGGGAATCAACGTTACGAAAACACGTTATATTGCAGTGTTAATATCAGGTGCCCTTGGTGGTATCGGAGGAGCAATTTATGCTCAAGCGATCGCTGGGAACTTCTCGGCTGCGACAATTAGTGGTCAAGGATTTATGGCAATCGCAGCGTTAATTTTTGGTAAATGGCATCCAATCGGTGCTCTTGGTGCAGCGCTATTCTTCGGTTTAGCACAAGCATTAAGTATTGTAGGGAATTCGATTCCTGTCATTCAGGATATCCCGCCGATTATCTTAGATATCTTACCTTACGCATTAACAATCATTGCTTTAGCAGGATTCATTGGTAAAGCAAACGCACCAAAGGCAAGTGGTGTGCCTTATATTAAAGGGAAGCGATAA
- a CDS encoding ABC transporter permease has product MNSRMMNILVPLISIVLGLIVGAIVMVISGYDPVSGYTALWNGIFGSSYNMGETVRQIIPYVFAGLAVAFAFRTGLFNIGVEGQLIMGWFAAAYVGSAFELPMIIHLPLTLIAAALVGALWAYIPGLLKARLGVHEVIVTIMMNYIALRSINPLIDWVTGGEDRTEKVQETASLRSEFLQSITDFSRMHWGFIVALIGVFVMWFILEKTTRGYELKAVGFNRNASEYAGMNVKKNIILSMVISGAFAGLAGAMEALGTFGNVAKMTGFSGVGFDGIAVALLGANQPVGVLFGAILFGSLKNGGINMPNEAGVPNEIVNIVIAVIILFAASGYVIKLALERFGKKKKEVK; this is encoded by the coding sequence ATGAATAGCCGCATGATGAACATACTCGTTCCTTTAATTTCGATTGTGTTAGGTCTTATCGTAGGGGCAATCGTTATGGTAATCAGTGGTTACGACCCTGTATCAGGTTATACTGCTTTATGGAACGGTATTTTTGGTAGTTCTTATAACATGGGTGAAACAGTTCGCCAAATTATTCCTTATGTATTTGCCGGTTTAGCGGTTGCATTTGCATTCCGTACAGGATTATTCAACATTGGGGTAGAAGGGCAATTAATCATGGGTTGGTTTGCTGCGGCTTATGTTGGTTCTGCATTTGAACTACCAATGATCATTCACCTCCCATTAACACTTATCGCAGCTGCACTAGTTGGTGCGTTATGGGCTTATATCCCAGGTTTATTAAAAGCTCGTCTTGGTGTACACGAGGTTATTGTGACAATCATGATGAACTATATAGCATTAAGATCCATTAACCCACTCATTGACTGGGTAACTGGTGGAGAAGACCGTACAGAAAAAGTACAAGAAACGGCATCATTACGCTCAGAATTTTTACAGTCTATTACAGATTTTTCACGTATGCACTGGGGCTTTATTGTGGCATTAATTGGTGTATTTGTGATGTGGTTTATCCTAGAGAAAACAACAAGAGGTTATGAGTTAAAAGCAGTAGGGTTTAACCGTAATGCCTCTGAATATGCAGGGATGAACGTAAAGAAAAATATTATTTTATCGATGGTTATTTCGGGTGCGTTTGCAGGTTTAGCTGGAGCAATGGAAGCGCTAGGTACATTCGGAAATGTTGCGAAAATGACAGGCTTTAGTGGTGTCGGTTTTGATGGAATCGCCGTTGCCTTATTAGGAGCAAACCAACCGGTAGGCGTATTATTCGGAGCAATTTTATTTGGATCATTGAAAAACGGTGGTATTAATATGCCAAACGAAGCGGGTGTGCCAAATGAAATCGTAAACATTGTAATCGCCGTCATTATTTTATTTGCAGCCTCGGGCTATGTGATCAAGCTAGCTCTGGAACGCTTTGGTAAAAAGAAAAAGGAGGTAAAATAA